The following are from one region of the Marinomonas sp. CT5 genome:
- a CDS encoding glutathione S-transferase family protein has protein sequence MKLIIGNKNYSSWSLRGWLALKAFNIPFEEIKLSLFSEEFHSELAKYSPVGKVPVLVDSDLSVWDSLAICEYINENYLDGKGWPEDKNSRAVARSIVADMHSGLFGIRNEMPMNCRAKRRVELSNNAQKEVANLNALWSDLRSKHIKDGDYLFGTFSLADVFFAPVVFRFSTYGITLSDAASAYCKTMLAHPDMQAWFKDSVAEVEIVSQAETGEAV, from the coding sequence ATGAAACTGATCATAGGAAATAAGAATTACTCATCTTGGTCGTTACGAGGTTGGTTGGCATTAAAAGCCTTCAACATTCCATTTGAAGAAATAAAACTCAGCCTGTTTAGTGAGGAGTTTCATAGCGAACTAGCCAAATATTCACCAGTAGGTAAAGTGCCAGTTTTAGTGGATAGCGATCTGAGCGTGTGGGATTCTCTCGCTATTTGCGAATACATCAATGAAAACTATTTGGATGGTAAAGGTTGGCCTGAAGATAAAAATAGCCGTGCCGTAGCGCGATCTATTGTGGCCGACATGCACTCTGGATTATTTGGTATTCGTAATGAAATGCCAATGAATTGTCGTGCGAAACGTCGAGTTGAGCTCAGTAATAATGCGCAAAAGGAAGTCGCTAACCTAAACGCCCTCTGGTCCGATTTACGCAGCAAACACATCAAAGATGGCGACTACTTATTCGGTACTTTTAGTTTGGCAGACGTTTTCTTTGCCCCTGTTGTCTTTCGTTTTTCAACCTACGGAATCACACTGTCAGACGCCGCCAGCGCCTACTGCAAAACCATGCTAGCGCACCCAGATATGCAAGCTTGGTTTAAAGATTCTGTGGCAGAAGTGGAAATAGTCTCTCAAGCTGAAACAGGCGAAGCGGTTTAA
- a CDS encoding ABC transporter permease — MKKQTPLGRLLSIYSVFFFIFLYAPVILIVIYSFNSNPINIMIWDGFTLDWYRSIFGLKTTLTDSSSYVDSTDQLLNALLNSLIVASSATLVATFLGTSTAVALARYRFKLHSFYRLLLFVPMVMPDIVLGIALLIFFVGAGFTLGNSTIIIGHCTFLTSYVFIVVSARLAGMNPLTEAASADLGANEWQTFRRVTLPLILPGVIGGALLSFIISMDDLVITYFISGVDSTTLPVFILGMIRRGIKPEINAIATLMLLFSVVIASAGIYFKSKNTSTH; from the coding sequence ATGAAAAAGCAAACGCCTTTAGGCCGCTTATTATCGATTTATAGCGTGTTCTTTTTTATTTTTCTCTACGCGCCCGTCATTTTAATCGTAATCTATTCGTTTAACTCAAACCCTATCAACATTATGATTTGGGATGGTTTCACTTTAGATTGGTATCGCAGTATTTTTGGTTTAAAAACCACTCTAACGGACTCATCTAGCTACGTAGATTCAACAGACCAACTCCTAAACGCATTATTAAACAGTCTAATCGTTGCCTCCAGTGCAACTCTTGTCGCCACTTTTCTTGGTACAAGCACGGCTGTCGCCTTAGCGCGCTATCGCTTTAAACTGCACTCTTTTTATCGCTTATTATTGTTTGTTCCTATGGTCATGCCAGATATTGTCCTAGGGATCGCACTACTCATTTTCTTTGTCGGTGCAGGTTTTACTCTAGGCAATAGCACGATCATTATTGGTCACTGTACCTTTTTAACCAGCTACGTTTTTATTGTTGTTAGTGCGCGATTAGCTGGAATGAATCCTCTGACAGAAGCCGCTTCGGCCGACCTAGGCGCAAATGAATGGCAAACTTTTCGTCGGGTCACCTTGCCTTTGATTCTACCGGGTGTCATTGGCGGAGCATTACTCAGCTTTATCATTTCCATGGATGATTTAGTAATCACTTATTTTATTAGTGGCGTGGACTCAACCACTTTACCTGTCTTTATTCTTGGCATGATTCGCCGTGGCATTAAGCCAGAAATCAATGCTATTGCCACATTAATGCTGCTTTTTTCTGTTGTCATTGCCTCTGCAGGTATTTACTTCAAATCCAAAAACACATCTACACACTAA
- a CDS encoding phytanoyl-CoA dioxygenase family protein, producing MTLSKREDFQNKGVLKLSNVINMEKIVEVQSSLWQEVKHKFSIDIDESSTWFANPSNPIGDARAKRLNGMGSIMRDLKASGKLNEIEGDIQSAIDQVFGAQSWQPLDLWYSLLSFPGSESAWNVPHKSWHCDEPAVVGDAKPWSLFVFVFLDEVRTEMGATSVVSGSHRRIASLANTLGTCHNEALIDAFKSVNSGLIESPKDVKLLPMDQALEPLVQQDPWFQALVKEDSADKRIQRLMKEGSSLDDIEQKVVTLTGVAGDIIVFDPRCLHTFSANVSGLPRQVLRIDFRRQV from the coding sequence ATGACATTATCTAAACGTGAAGACTTCCAAAACAAGGGTGTCCTTAAGCTTTCCAATGTCATCAATATGGAAAAAATTGTCGAAGTGCAAAGCTCTCTTTGGCAAGAAGTAAAACACAAATTTAGCATTGATATCGACGAATCCAGTACATGGTTTGCCAACCCAAGCAATCCTATCGGAGACGCTCGTGCAAAGCGCCTAAACGGAATGGGGTCGATTATGCGAGACCTCAAAGCCTCAGGTAAATTAAATGAGATAGAGGGCGATATACAGTCTGCGATTGATCAGGTGTTCGGCGCTCAATCTTGGCAACCACTCGACCTTTGGTATTCTTTATTGAGCTTTCCGGGCTCAGAATCGGCTTGGAATGTGCCACATAAATCTTGGCACTGCGATGAACCTGCTGTGGTGGGTGACGCCAAGCCTTGGAGTTTATTTGTCTTTGTATTTCTCGATGAGGTGAGAACAGAAATGGGCGCAACAAGCGTCGTTTCTGGCTCCCATCGCCGTATAGCCTCCCTCGCAAACACACTCGGAACATGCCATAACGAGGCACTCATAGACGCGTTTAAATCCGTTAATAGCGGACTCATTGAAAGCCCAAAAGACGTAAAACTCTTACCCATGGATCAGGCATTAGAGCCTCTTGTTCAACAAGACCCTTGGTTTCAGGCACTGGTAAAGGAAGACTCTGCTGATAAACGCATCCAGCGCCTCATGAAAGAAGGCAGTTCACTGGATGATATTGAGCAGAAAGTCGTCACCTTAACAGGCGTCGCTGGCGACATCATTGTGTTTGATCCACGCTGTCTTCACACTTTCTCCGCCAATGTTTCTGGCCTTCCTCGACAGGTATTACGGATCGATTTTAGACGCCAAGTATAA
- a CDS encoding Rrf2 family transcriptional regulator produces the protein MRKDSRLSRMLHVLIHMDQLDAPATSEKIATMLNTNPVVVRRTMAGLRDKGYVTSVKGHGGGWSLAMALSDITLLDIHNAIGESSVFTIGLSDEHTSCPIEIAVNKAISDVLIEAEALLLERFRDVTLDVLAVGFADYPLSRQGSSGD, from the coding sequence ATGAGAAAAGACAGTCGTTTATCCCGCATGCTACATGTACTGATTCATATGGATCAGCTGGATGCCCCTGCTACTTCCGAAAAAATTGCCACTATGCTCAATACCAATCCGGTTGTCGTGCGCCGCACCATGGCGGGTTTGCGAGACAAAGGTTACGTCACCTCAGTGAAAGGCCATGGGGGCGGGTGGTCATTGGCTATGGCGTTGTCTGACATCACCTTGTTGGATATCCATAATGCTATTGGTGAAAGCTCGGTGTTTACCATTGGGCTTTCAGATGAGCACACATCTTGCCCGATTGAAATTGCGGTAAATAAAGCCATTAGCGATGTATTAATTGAGGCGGAAGCTCTGTTACTCGAGCGGTTTCGGGACGTAACATTAGATGTACTGGCTGTGGGCTTTGCAGATTATCCGCTAAGTCGGCAAGGCTCTTCGGGAGATTAA
- a CDS encoding VOC family protein: MDLSNFTILYVDNVQRSVDFYRPLFEREPVEASESFALFVSETGAKFGLWAREDVLPTATDVPAGSMEVALSLDNLITLQIHYIKWRELGVDIIQEPTVMDFGTTFTALDPDGHRLRVYTYEKAEQEKV; this comes from the coding sequence ATGGATCTTTCAAATTTCACCATCTTATATGTCGACAATGTACAACGCAGCGTGGATTTTTATCGCCCTTTATTTGAGCGCGAACCGGTAGAAGCTAGCGAAAGCTTTGCTTTGTTTGTTTCGGAAACGGGCGCGAAGTTTGGTTTGTGGGCGCGGGAAGATGTTTTGCCAACCGCCACGGATGTGCCCGCGGGCAGTATGGAAGTCGCGCTTTCCCTTGATAATTTAATTACTTTGCAAATTCACTATATCAAGTGGCGAGAGTTGGGCGTCGATATTATTCAAGAGCCAACAGTCATGGATTTCGGGACGACTTTTACCGCGCTTGATCCAGATGGTCATCGATTACGTGTGTACACCTACGAAAAAGCCGAGCAAGAGAAAGTCTAA
- a CDS encoding class III extradiol ring-cleavage dioxygenase translates to MLPTYFISHGGGPWPYIPDMRAMFSNLEASLVRMTQEVPEKPKAILMISGHWERKTFGVQSHSAPGMEYDYYGFPAHTYEVKYRAPGAPDVAARVAELIKGAGFPVDLDDKKGFDHGAFAPMAVMYPEEDMPLIQLSLKSNLDPEEHLALGRALAPLREEGVLIVGSGLSFHNLGLRGPQAIKPSNAFDAWLQETLLETAPAERSANLVDWDKAPYARICHPREDHLIPLMVALGAAEEGKATCVYHDEGIFGGWTASSFRFD, encoded by the coding sequence ATGTTACCCACGTACTTTATTTCCCACGGTGGCGGCCCTTGGCCTTATATCCCAGACATGCGAGCTATGTTTTCCAACCTTGAAGCCTCTTTAGTGCGCATGACCCAAGAGGTGCCAGAAAAACCTAAGGCGATTTTGATGATTTCAGGTCATTGGGAACGCAAAACCTTTGGTGTTCAGTCTCACTCCGCACCGGGCATGGAATACGACTATTACGGTTTTCCGGCTCATACCTATGAAGTGAAATATCGAGCACCTGGCGCTCCAGACGTGGCCGCTCGCGTGGCTGAACTGATTAAAGGGGCCGGTTTTCCAGTGGATTTGGATGATAAAAAGGGCTTTGACCATGGTGCTTTCGCGCCAATGGCTGTGATGTACCCAGAAGAGGACATGCCGCTGATTCAGTTGTCCCTTAAATCGAACCTAGATCCAGAAGAGCACCTAGCATTAGGGCGAGCATTGGCTCCATTGCGTGAAGAGGGCGTGCTGATTGTGGGGAGTGGTTTGAGCTTTCATAACCTTGGGTTAAGAGGTCCACAAGCCATCAAACCTTCTAACGCCTTTGATGCTTGGTTGCAGGAAACCTTATTAGAAACGGCTCCAGCAGAACGCAGTGCAAATTTGGTTGACTGGGACAAAGCGCCGTATGCGCGAATTTGTCATCCAAGAGAAGACCATCTAATCCCTCTCATGGTGGCTCTTGGTGCCGCCGAAGAGGGCAAAGCCACCTGTGTTTATCATGACGAAGGTATCTTTGGTGGTTGGACGGCGTCTAGTTTTCGCTTTGACTAA
- a CDS encoding NAD(P)/FAD-dependent oxidoreductase, with product MQLDVIIIGGSFAGLSAAMQLARGQRKVTVIDAGEPRNRYADQSHGFFGLDGVSPFAIQQEAYRQLLKYPTADIVKGKAIAVEKSASAFHVMLEDNTSLHSKKLILATGLRDELPAIPGLKERWGATVIHCPYCHGYEVRNQPLGVLATSPLSIHQAGMIPDWGPTTYFTQGLYEPDEEQRAFLLKRGVTIESTPAVEVLGRAPEISSVYLADGRTIRLAALFVGPKTHMASPFAEQLGCEFEEGPLGLVIKTDPFKQTSVEGIFAAGDMGNPMQNATLASASGVMAGVGAHQSLMRD from the coding sequence ATGCAACTTGACGTCATCATAATCGGTGGAAGCTTTGCTGGATTGTCTGCCGCCATGCAGCTAGCAAGAGGTCAAAGAAAAGTCACCGTCATCGACGCTGGAGAACCTAGAAATCGCTACGCTGATCAATCTCATGGATTCTTCGGGCTAGACGGCGTATCACCTTTCGCTATCCAGCAAGAAGCCTACCGTCAGCTACTAAAATATCCCACAGCGGACATTGTCAAAGGCAAGGCCATAGCGGTCGAAAAAAGCGCCTCAGCGTTTCATGTCATGCTGGAAGACAATACGAGCCTTCACAGTAAAAAACTCATATTAGCTACAGGGTTGAGAGATGAATTGCCGGCTATCCCAGGTTTAAAAGAACGCTGGGGAGCAACGGTCATTCACTGCCCTTATTGTCATGGTTACGAAGTAAGAAATCAGCCACTTGGGGTGTTAGCGACCAGTCCGTTATCTATCCATCAAGCCGGAATGATTCCTGACTGGGGGCCAACAACCTACTTTACTCAAGGTCTATACGAACCGGATGAAGAGCAGCGCGCTTTTTTACTAAAACGCGGTGTAACCATTGAAAGCACGCCAGCCGTAGAAGTATTAGGAAGAGCACCGGAAATATCATCGGTCTATCTAGCAGATGGTCGTACGATTCGTTTAGCGGCTCTATTTGTAGGGCCAAAAACTCACATGGCAAGCCCGTTTGCCGAACAACTTGGATGCGAATTTGAAGAAGGTCCGCTAGGTCTGGTGATTAAAACCGATCCATTTAAGCAGACTTCTGTGGAGGGCATCTTCGCTGCAGGTGATATGGGAAACCCAATGCAAAATGCCACTTTAGCGTCCGCCTCGGGTGTTATGGCTGGTGTTGGTGCCCATCAATCATTAATGCGAGATTAG
- a CDS encoding EVE domain-containing protein encodes MACWIAVAAADHVSRGVQDGFMQVCHGKGGPLKRLKEGDHVVYYSSVEVFGEKTPLQSFTAIGEVKDQQVYQVSMSDTFHPYRRDVNWYSAHPAPIRPLLSLMEFSRGKTNWAYPMRFGLFEISEHDFGAIASAMCVER; translated from the coding sequence ATGGCTTGCTGGATTGCGGTGGCCGCGGCTGACCATGTTAGCCGTGGCGTTCAGGACGGTTTCATGCAAGTCTGCCACGGAAAAGGAGGGCCACTAAAGCGGCTGAAAGAAGGGGATCATGTTGTTTATTATTCCTCTGTTGAAGTCTTTGGTGAAAAAACGCCTTTGCAGTCTTTTACCGCCATTGGCGAAGTGAAAGATCAGCAGGTATATCAGGTGAGTATGTCGGATACCTTTCACCCGTATCGCCGCGATGTGAACTGGTATTCTGCTCATCCAGCTCCCATACGGCCACTACTTAGTCTTATGGAGTTTAGTCGCGGAAAGACGAATTGGGCCTACCCCATGCGTTTTGGATTGTTTGAAATCAGCGAACATGACTTTGGTGCTATTGCCTCTGCCATGTGTGTCGAGCGCTAA
- a CDS encoding OmpA family protein, with protein sequence MSFNIAKRTLLSSIIAASSLSTLALAQQQEGFTITPSIGYYNMDSDRDTKDDKAYSLGLGYQFNNPWAVEFVYLNADSKQNGADVDVDQYRLDGLYHLPNISTLNLTPYLAAGVGTADFSNGGNNNTQVNAGGGLKYAINDTVSLRADFRLVDDVEDHHLDNVTSLGVQMTFGSPSKRSTTSNDGYTPVEQSYTQTASEPVEDSQAETAQPETVQPDVVYEDQATQDDTVAESPMTQDTTETTNDDMAQEETVTAAPVLTDDIEPNQTTQPEVTEPQSELKLNIQFGTNQTRVEQKYYPEIEKLAVYLEEHPQSTVIIEGHTDDTGAASYNQRVSENRAKAIADVLIRTFEVSEDRVKAIGYGEEKPMVENDSPEHRQINRRVVAIISLNE encoded by the coding sequence ATGTCTTTTAACATCGCAAAACGCACGCTTCTCAGCAGTATTATTGCAGCGTCTTCACTGTCCACTTTAGCGCTTGCACAACAACAGGAAGGTTTCACTATTACGCCAAGCATTGGTTACTACAATATGGATAGTGACCGAGATACCAAAGACGATAAAGCCTATTCGCTCGGTTTAGGTTATCAATTCAACAACCCATGGGCGGTTGAGTTTGTTTACCTAAACGCTGACTCAAAACAAAATGGCGCTGACGTGGATGTTGATCAATACCGTTTAGACGGTTTGTACCATCTTCCAAACATCAGCACGCTTAACCTAACCCCTTATTTAGCCGCAGGTGTCGGTACTGCTGATTTCAGCAATGGTGGCAATAACAATACTCAGGTTAACGCTGGTGGCGGTTTGAAATACGCCATTAATGATACTGTGTCATTACGCGCAGACTTTCGTTTGGTAGATGATGTGGAAGACCATCATCTGGATAACGTAACATCTTTAGGTGTGCAAATGACCTTTGGTAGCCCATCGAAACGCAGCACTACCAGCAACGATGGCTACACGCCAGTAGAGCAAAGCTATACTCAGACAGCATCCGAGCCGGTTGAAGATAGCCAAGCAGAAACGGCTCAACCAGAAACCGTGCAGCCTGATGTCGTATACGAAGATCAAGCCACACAAGATGATACAGTCGCCGAGTCACCGATGACCCAAGACACCACAGAAACGACAAACGATGACATGGCTCAAGAAGAAACCGTGACAGCCGCGCCAGTTTTGACGGACGATATCGAACCAAACCAAACTACGCAGCCTGAAGTGACAGAGCCGCAATCTGAACTTAAACTGAACATCCAATTTGGTACTAACCAAACGCGGGTTGAACAAAAATATTATCCAGAAATAGAAAAACTGGCCGTTTATCTTGAAGAACACCCTCAAAGCACCGTCATTATTGAAGGCCACACCGACGATACTGGCGCCGCTAGCTATAACCAACGAGTCTCCGAGAATCGAGCAAAAGCCATTGCTGATGTATTGATCAGAACATTTGAAGTTTCAGAAGATCGAGTCAAAGCGATTGGTTATGGAGAAGAAAAACCCATGGTAGAAAACGACAGCCCTGAGCACCGCCAAATCAACCGACGTGTTGTTGCTATCATTTCGCTTAATGAATAA
- a CDS encoding YafY family protein: MVRSQRLLTLIALLRSHRYPVSGKALAEKLNISVRTLYRDIATLQEQGANIEGEAGVGYVLKPGFLLPPLMFTEEEIEALVLGARWVTQRTGTDNQLSNGAQNALNKIASVLPAELKDILDDTSLLIGPGKESATDTVDMADVRQAIRDEKILSIEYRDLKGKTSQRRIWPFALGYFDEVRVLVAWCELRQEIRNFRTDRILSCELINTRYATPRHVLLKQWRETLGNKPS, encoded by the coding sequence ATGGTACGCTCCCAGCGTTTGCTTACTCTTATTGCTTTACTGCGCAGTCATCGATATCCAGTGTCAGGGAAGGCGTTGGCGGAAAAACTCAATATCAGTGTGCGGACTTTGTATCGAGACATTGCCACCTTGCAAGAGCAAGGTGCGAATATTGAAGGCGAAGCGGGCGTCGGCTACGTTCTCAAGCCGGGTTTTCTGCTGCCACCCTTGATGTTCACCGAGGAAGAAATTGAAGCCTTGGTGCTTGGGGCCCGTTGGGTTACACAACGGACGGGGACGGATAACCAATTAAGTAATGGCGCGCAAAACGCCTTGAATAAAATTGCTTCGGTACTGCCAGCAGAATTAAAAGACATTTTAGATGATACCTCCTTGCTGATCGGTCCAGGCAAAGAGTCGGCGACAGACACTGTGGATATGGCCGACGTTCGCCAAGCGATTCGAGATGAAAAGATTCTCTCCATTGAGTATCGAGATTTAAAAGGCAAGACGTCTCAGCGTCGAATCTGGCCATTTGCCTTGGGGTATTTTGATGAGGTCCGGGTGTTGGTGGCTTGGTGTGAACTGCGCCAAGAAATTCGTAATTTCCGGACGGATAGAATCTTATCTTGTGAGTTAATCAATACGCGTTACGCCACGCCCCGTCATGTATTGCTTAAACAATGGCGTGAGACATTGGGCAACAAACCTTCCTAA
- a CDS encoding P1 family peptidase → MSKLRARALGLPFPGITGPNNAITDVPGIQVGYKTLINNDLISPARTGVTAILPRGRSHTPKPVWAGMYALNGNGEMTGTHWIQDGGYFVGPIMITNSHAVGITHHAAVKWTIQQYKETWQNNHLWAMPVVAETFDGVLNDINAMHVTEQDALDALDNAKTGAVAEGNVGGGTGMIAYDFKGGTGTSSRLINIGDKTYTVAALVQANHGIRPWFNVLGAPVGKLMTQDRIHALHEQGSIIVILATDAPMLPHQLKRLAKRAALGIGKNGSPGGNNSGDIFLAFSTANEQDLPQLSGPIGSMEYLNDEFFDDFYMATVEAIEESVINAMVAAEDTPTFKQPENKICKAIDVESLSKIVKTFHSSLT, encoded by the coding sequence ATGTCCAAATTACGCGCACGAGCACTAGGGCTGCCTTTTCCCGGAATAACGGGTCCAAACAATGCCATTACCGATGTTCCAGGTATTCAGGTGGGTTATAAAACGCTTATTAATAATGACTTAATATCGCCAGCTAGAACCGGAGTAACGGCCATATTGCCACGAGGAAGGAGCCATACACCGAAACCTGTGTGGGCTGGCATGTACGCCCTTAATGGCAATGGTGAAATGACGGGGACTCATTGGATTCAAGATGGTGGATATTTCGTCGGTCCGATTATGATCACTAACTCCCATGCTGTTGGAATCACTCATCACGCCGCAGTGAAATGGACCATTCAGCAATACAAGGAAACTTGGCAAAATAATCATTTATGGGCGATGCCTGTTGTTGCAGAAACCTTTGATGGCGTACTGAATGACATCAACGCTATGCATGTAACAGAACAGGATGCCTTGGATGCATTGGATAATGCTAAAACAGGTGCCGTTGCAGAAGGGAATGTGGGTGGCGGAACAGGCATGATCGCCTATGATTTTAAAGGTGGTACCGGTACGTCTTCTCGGCTCATTAACATAGGAGATAAAACTTATACTGTCGCGGCCTTGGTTCAAGCGAATCACGGTATTCGCCCTTGGTTTAATGTACTTGGCGCACCGGTTGGAAAATTAATGACCCAAGACCGCATTCACGCCTTACATGAACAAGGTTCCATCATTGTCATACTGGCTACAGACGCTCCCATGTTGCCTCATCAGTTAAAACGTCTTGCCAAAAGAGCAGCGCTAGGTATTGGTAAAAATGGTTCACCTGGTGGCAACAATTCTGGCGACATATTTCTTGCCTTTAGCACCGCCAACGAACAAGACTTACCGCAACTATCAGGTCCAATAGGATCGATGGAATACTTAAATGATGAATTTTTTGATGACTTTTACATGGCTACAGTGGAAGCAATAGAAGAATCTGTGATCAATGCGATGGTAGCTGCTGAGGACACTCCAACATTCAAACAGCCAGAGAATAAAATCTGTAAAGCAATAGATGTTGAGTCATTATCGAAAATAGTGAAAACATTCCATTCTTCTTTAACTTAA
- a CDS encoding LTA synthase family protein, translating into MNTFFSTSKVFLFYKVFAFFYLSTLILKAGFLYFNFEYFNDLEARDILHAFFWGWFDLAVAAFFAFSFLVINYLLLNRLSRLVLVLLQVVLISMQLSDMLYFSDAHRHTSYEVTSFLATPFSLMSQGTNIFFDSGKTLPVIAIAAILFYLSFKLNVKIKRNKGKIGLVVLPVELFVILLSTVFFFRGGVADLPLNPSFAYAIGDSKKAMLSLNGTYSTVFSIISANNKLQQVTINHDEGNLAHLYPGDKLNLNIDNIKDYNLVFILLESWSQENQISPDGQVVTPFFQQLKAKSFSSDLMIAGGHRTSEGIYSIFCSSQNPLGKSVAKTQLESFDYECLPEILKRKGWDTRFFQGSHKNTSGVGSFAQAIGFEKSYGKEDFDDNKTQFGQNAWGYYDQDLYAFILDKVENSLKEPFLLGINTNTTHDISLPDGVEGAFTDGSSRSSKLNVLRFSDQALAAFFAKMSSITFEKPVIYAFVADHTAGFTSSNLSEYSIPFLIYSAGNEKMGTTFPAITSQRDIVPTVVGMLGANIPWFAGRDLLHIDPASAFADYYHNGNIGWLTGDYLTEIDLATNDYKCYLWRKDFLMQQSVSCPTNVDSRVNDALTFTRVQQDLLFSGKTQEFTEYKKP; encoded by the coding sequence ATGAATACCTTTTTCTCAACTAGCAAAGTGTTTTTATTCTATAAGGTCTTTGCTTTCTTTTATCTCTCGACGCTTATCCTCAAAGCGGGGTTTTTATACTTTAACTTTGAGTACTTTAATGATCTAGAAGCTAGGGACATACTGCATGCGTTTTTCTGGGGATGGTTTGACCTCGCCGTTGCGGCTTTTTTTGCTTTTTCCTTTTTAGTCATCAATTACCTTTTATTGAACCGCCTTAGTCGCTTGGTCCTGGTGTTGTTGCAAGTTGTGTTAATTTCGATGCAACTCTCCGATATGTTGTATTTCTCTGATGCCCATCGACATACTTCATACGAAGTAACCAGCTTTCTTGCTACGCCTTTTTCTTTGATGTCTCAAGGTACGAATATCTTTTTCGATTCTGGTAAAACGCTCCCTGTTATTGCTATTGCCGCGATACTTTTTTATCTGTCGTTTAAATTGAATGTGAAGATTAAGCGCAATAAAGGAAAAATCGGATTAGTAGTATTGCCAGTCGAATTGTTTGTCATCTTACTCTCAACGGTGTTCTTTTTCCGTGGAGGTGTTGCTGATCTACCTTTGAATCCTTCTTTTGCATACGCTATAGGTGATAGTAAGAAAGCCATGCTGAGCCTTAATGGCACCTATAGCACCGTATTTTCTATTATCAGTGCGAACAATAAACTCCAACAAGTGACGATTAATCATGATGAAGGTAATCTTGCTCATCTATATCCTGGCGATAAACTGAACCTGAATATAGACAATATTAAAGATTATAATTTGGTGTTTATTTTGTTGGAAAGCTGGTCCCAGGAGAATCAAATTTCACCAGATGGGCAAGTCGTTACACCATTTTTTCAGCAACTTAAAGCCAAGTCATTTTCATCGGATTTGATGATTGCTGGTGGCCACCGAACTTCCGAAGGAATCTACTCGATTTTTTGTAGTTCTCAAAACCCATTAGGAAAATCCGTTGCTAAGACTCAGTTAGAGTCCTTTGATTACGAATGTTTGCCTGAAATTTTAAAACGAAAAGGCTGGGATACGCGTTTTTTCCAAGGTTCGCATAAAAACACCAGTGGTGTTGGCTCTTTTGCTCAAGCGATCGGTTTTGAGAAAAGCTATGGTAAGGAAGACTTTGACGACAATAAAACGCAATTTGGACAAAATGCTTGGGGCTATTACGATCAAGACTTGTATGCTTTTATTTTAGATAAAGTTGAAAACAGCCTTAAAGAACCCTTTTTACTAGGAATAAATACTAATACTACCCATGATATTTCTTTGCCAGATGGCGTGGAAGGTGCATTTACTGATGGTTCATCTCGTTCATCTAAATTAAATGTATTACGTTTTTCAGATCAAGCTCTTGCGGCTTTCTTCGCTAAAATGTCATCTATAACGTTCGAAAAACCGGTTATTTACGCATTTGTGGCGGATCATACAGCAGGGTTCACTTCCTCTAACTTGTCTGAGTATTCCATTCCTTTCTTAATCTACTCGGCAGGCAATGAAAAGATGGGCACGACCTTCCCCGCGATTACTTCTCAACGAGATATAGTGCCGACGGTTGTAGGCATGTTGGGAGCCAATATCCCTTGGTTTGCTGGTCGAGATTTGTTACATATCGATCCGGCCTCAGCTTTTGCTGATTATTATCATAATGGCAACATCGGTTGGTTAACGGGTGATTACCTAACGGAAATTGACCTCGCCACCAACGATTACAAATGCTACCTCTGGCGTAAAGACTTTTTGATGCAACAGAGTGTGTCTTGTCCTACGAATGTTGATTCACGTGTTAATGACGCACTGACGTTCACCCGTGTTCAGCAGGACCTTTTGTTCTCAGGGAAAACACAAGAGTTTACCGAATATAAGAAACCATAA